One genomic region from Quercus robur chromosome 4, dhQueRobu3.1, whole genome shotgun sequence encodes:
- the LOC126722007 gene encoding exopolygalacturonase-like encodes MGMRKMNLSIVTISLLLFLASTNAVQVFDIKSYGGQPNGDITQALTKAWTAACAVAGSKVVISTGTYKLGLVTLLGPCKGAIEFNLQGTLVAPSDVASFKGKDFWVSFQHIDSLTVSGGGVFDGKGQTAWQKNNCDHDSDCKMLPTSIRFDFVTNSIVSDIQSKDSKAFHINVYGCKSLQIQDVTITAPGNSPNTDGIHIGHSSSITISNAKVGTGDDCISIGDGTQGVTINQVTCGPGHGISVGSLGKYENEQPVSGIRVIGGTLSSTTNGVRIKTWPASTPGTASDIHFENIVMNNVANPILIDQGYCPNGQCSSKSPSKVKISNVSFKNIRGTSSTKEAMKLICSSGVPCQQVVVANIDLAYKGAGGSTTSTCVNVKPAVSGKQNPPACTTKQ; translated from the exons ATGGGAATGAGAAAGATG aatttgagcaTTGTAACAATTTCCTTGCTATTGTTTTTGGCATCCACCAATGCCGTGCAAGTCTTTGACATTAAATCATATGGAGGACAGCCTAATGGCGATATCACCCAG GCTTTGACGAAAGCTTGGACAGCTGCGTGCGCAGTAGCAGGaagtaaagttgtgatttcaaCAGGGACATACAAACTAGGTCTAGTGACTTTGTTAGGTCCATGCAAAGGTGCTATTGAGTTTAACCTTCAGGGTACCCTAGTGGCCCCATCAGACGTTGCCTCCTTCAAGGGTAAAGacttttgggtttcttttcaaCATATCGACAGTCTCACTGTGTCAGGTGGTGGAGTTTTTGATGGCAAAGGACAAACGgcatggcaaaaaaataattgtgacCATGACTCCGACTGCAAAATGCTTCCTACC AGTATAAGGTTCGATTTTGTCACAAATTCAATAGTCAGTGACATTCAATCGAAGGACAGCAAAGCTTTCCACATAAACGTTTACGGATGTAAGAGCTTACAAATCCAAGATGTTACCATCACTGCACCCGGAAATAGCCCTAACACCGATGGAATCCACATTGGACATTCATCTAGCATCACCATCAGCAATGCCAAAGTTGGAACAGGTGACGATTGCATCTCCATTGGTGATGGAACCCAAGGTGTTACTATTAACCAAGTAACTTGTGGACCTGGCCATGGTATCAGCGTTGGAAGTCTTGGAAAGTACGAAAATGAACAACCAGTTTCAGGAATTAGAGTAATTGGTGGCACCCTTAGCAGTACAACGAATGGTGTTAGAATCAAAACATGGCCTGCTTCCACACCTGGAACTGCTTCTGATATACATTTCGAGAATATTGTCATGAACAATGTTGCCAATCCTATCCTCATTGATCAAGGCTACTGCCCAAATGGTCAATGCTCAAGCAAG TCTCCCTCGAAAGTTAAGATCAGCAATGTTAGCTTCAAGAACATTAGAGGCACTTCTTCAACAAAGGAAGCTATGAAGCTTATTTGTAGTAGCGGTGTACCATGTCAACAAGTGGTGGTTGCTAACATTGATCTCGCATACAAAGGCGCTGGAGGATCTACTACTTCCACTTGTGTTAATGTCAAGCCCGCCGTTTCGGGCAAGCAGAATCCTCCTGCTTGTAccactaaacaataa